The Actinomadura graeca nucleotide sequence CATCGCCATCGTCGGCATCGACTGCCGCTTCCCCAAGGCACCGGACCCGGCCGGGCTCTGGGACCTGCTGATGCGCGGCGAGGAGGGGGTGATCGAGGTCCCCAAGGCCCGGTGGAACGCCGACGTCTACTACGACCCCGACGGCGGGCCCGGCAAGGTCAACACCCGGTACGCCGGCTTCATCGACGACGCCGACGCCTTCGACCACGCGTTCTTCGGGTTCTCCGAGGAGGAGGCCGAGGTCGCCGACCCCCAGGTGCGGCTGCTGCTCCAGACGGCGTGGCGCGCGGTGGAGGACGCGACGCTCGACCCGCGCTCCCTCGCGGGCAGCAGGACCGGCGTGTACGTCGGGATCATGGGCTCGGAGTGGATGAGCCTGCTCATGACCCACTTCCACACCATCACCGGGCACGTCGGCTCCGGGAACGGCTACGCCATCACCGCCAACCGGATCTCCTACGAGCTCGACCTGCGGGGGCCGAGCATGGCGATCGACACCGCCTGCTCGTCCTCCCTCGTCGCCACCGAGGAGGCGTGCGCCGCGCTCCGCTCCGGCATCTGCGACCAGGCGCTCGTCGGGTCGGTGAACATGTTCATCACACCGGCGTCCAACATCTACTTCGCGCAGGCCAAGGTGTCCGCGCCGGACGGGCGGTGCAAGCCGTTCAGCTCCAAGGCCGACGGGTTCGGGCGCGCCGAGGGCGTGGCGGTGCTGATGCTGCGGCGGCTGGAGGACGCCCTCGCCGACGGCCTGCCCGTCTACGCCGTCATCAAGGGCGGCGCCGTCAACCACGGGGGCCGCAGCACGACGGTCACCGCGCCGAACCCGCACGCGCAGCAGGCGGTCATCGCCGAGGCGTACGAGCGCGCGGGCGTCGCGCCGCAGGACGTCGCCTACGTCGAGGCGCACGGCACCGGGACGCTGCTGGGCGACCGGCTGGAGGTCCGGGCCCTCGGCAAGGTGCACGGCGTCCCCCGCGACCGCCCGTGCGCCATCGGGTCCATCAAGGGCAACATCGGGCACGCCGAAGGCGCGGCGGGCATCGCGGGCCTGATCAAGACGACGCTGGCGCTGCACCACCGCGTCCTGCCGCTGAGCCGGCACTCCGACAGCGAGAACCCCCGGCTGCGGCTGGCGGCCAACGGGCTCCGGCTCGTCAAGGAGGCCGAGCCGCTGCCCGGCGGGGAGGTGCTCGCGGGCGTGAGCGGCTTCGGCCTCGGCGGCACCAACGCGCACATCGTCCTCGCGACCGCGCCGGAGCAGGCGCGGCGGGCGGACGCCGCTCCGGCCGCGTCCCCGGCCCGGGGCATCCTGACCGTCTCGGCGGACGGCGCCGC carries:
- a CDS encoding type I polyketide synthase encodes the protein MTDIAIVGIDCRFPKAPDPAGLWDLLMRGEEGVIEVPKARWNADVYYDPDGGPGKVNTRYAGFIDDADAFDHAFFGFSEEEAEVADPQVRLLLQTAWRAVEDATLDPRSLAGSRTGVYVGIMGSEWMSLLMTHFHTITGHVGSGNGYAITANRISYELDLRGPSMAIDTACSSSLVATEEACAALRSGICDQALVGSVNMFITPASNIYFAQAKVSAPDGRCKPFSSKADGFGRAEGVAVLMLRRLEDALADGLPVYAVIKGGAVNHGGRSTTVTAPNPHAQQAVIAEAYERAGVAPQDVAYVEAHGTGTLLGDRLEVRALGKVHGVPRDRPCAIGSIKGNIGHAEGAAGIAGLIKTTLALHHRVLPLSRHSDSENPRLRLAANGLRLVKEAEPLPGGEVLAGVSGFGLGGTNAHIVLATAPEQARRADAAPAASPARGILTVSADGAAGLRGAVRRLAEDVAARPAASLAEVSWTSNRVKASGPVRFALPAHDRDRAVAVLTEAAGDDAALAARSGRAGPKPKTGWVLAGGPAPSGLAEGLHDRFHAYRRALAEADAALLPHLGWSVRDVSLSQDEPPAPGPVAFAVVWALGRTLLDVGATPAWIVGEGTGRHAAAALAGTAALDDVCRLVAAHDPPPAASDTGTTAQARPRRVIPVYPTREAALEETPAEVIGLPSAAGPSGDGILDVVARLYRDGLDPDWDALYEPGHRVRHRLTPYGFAATGRFWWNHPIGPTPGGSS